The Treponema medium genome has a window encoding:
- a CDS encoding outer membrane lipoprotein-sorting protein gives MNYKMMIKKHAAVFFAAVLCVLPLSLSAQIPSTEEMYGILEKQYSAGNFDKDITCTLSLIIEKPNEPKSAHQFKLFRRDTKDQTTLVQLAPEADKGTGYMQEKNNLWVYDPTSHQFTHSSLKRAIGDSDASVSDVKKRSEFRRTYEIMDIGEAKLGKFEVYTVMLKALLSDARYAQEKYYVRKTDPLILKIESYGSSGRLMRTTLIPKYVKIGNYNWAAQSIYINEINKGEKTTQILSDFDTSAIPDVVFTKAYLEKIN, from the coding sequence ATGAACTACAAAATGATGATAAAAAAACATGCCGCAGTGTTTTTTGCTGCGGTCTTATGTGTACTGCCGCTCTCGCTTTCAGCGCAAATACCAAGCACGGAAGAGATGTACGGTATTTTGGAAAAGCAGTACTCAGCGGGTAACTTTGATAAAGACATAACCTGTACGCTTTCGCTCATTATCGAAAAACCGAATGAGCCAAAATCCGCTCATCAGTTTAAACTGTTCCGGCGCGATACAAAAGATCAAACGACGCTTGTACAGCTTGCGCCTGAAGCGGATAAGGGAACAGGCTACATGCAGGAAAAGAATAATCTCTGGGTGTATGATCCTACCTCACATCAATTTACACACTCGTCGCTTAAGCGTGCAATTGGAGATTCCGACGCAAGCGTTTCGGATGTAAAGAAGCGGTCGGAGTTTAGACGGACGTATGAAATTATGGATATAGGAGAAGCAAAGCTCGGTAAATTTGAGGTCTACACAGTAATGCTGAAAGCGTTGCTCTCCGATGCGCGGTATGCACAAGAAAAATACTACGTGCGCAAAACCGATCCTCTTATCTTAAAAATCGAAAGCTACGGCTCAAGCGGACGCCTCATGCGCACGACGCTGATCCCGAAATATGTCAAAATCGGTAATTATAACTGGGCTGCTCAATCCATCTATATTAACGAAATCAACAAGGGCGAAAAAACCACGCAGATACTCTCCGATTTTGACACCTCTGCAATTCCGGATGTGGTGTTTACGAAGGCCTATCTTGAAAAGATCAATTAA
- a CDS encoding pyridoxamine 5'-phosphate oxidase family protein, whose product MRRADREVTDYQQIKSIIEQAKVVHIGMIDNDRPYVVPMQYGFVFADGTLTLYVHCAKEGRKLDILKKNPCVFIELETNVAIVSGGGIPCKYGSEYASVMGDGTAVIVEDVAEKIVGLQLMMKTQSGRDFEITEQMAASVTVLRIDVPCVTAKSRAKA is encoded by the coding sequence ATGAGAAGAGCTGACAGAGAAGTAACGGATTATCAACAAATAAAGTCGATTATTGAACAGGCAAAGGTGGTGCATATCGGAATGATCGATAATGACCGTCCGTATGTAGTACCGATGCAGTATGGTTTTGTATTTGCCGACGGTACGTTGACTCTCTATGTGCACTGCGCAAAAGAAGGTCGGAAACTCGATATTCTCAAAAAGAATCCGTGTGTTTTTATTGAACTTGAAACGAATGTTGCAATTGTTTCAGGCGGCGGTATTCCGTGTAAATACGGTTCTGAGTATGCAAGCGTTATGGGAGACGGAACAGCGGTCATTGTTGAAGATGTTGCGGAAAAGATTGTGGGATTGCAGCTTATGATGAAAACTCAAAGCGGCAGAGACTTTGAAATAACCGAACAGATGGCAGCATCGGTTACGGTGCTGCGTATCGATGTTCCGTGTGTGACGGCAAAGAGCAGGGCTAAAGCTTAA
- a CDS encoding ABC transporter permease, translating into MNKTIFKLALKNLFSHKTKTLIIMILIGLGSFLVVLGLGVLNFAEQQTKNVCESDFCGDIFITGKPADKDVYVTLAGAFKKVNTGSLPSMPYLSKLEKIEAKLHDMPETAVYTRGIVTGYGMLKPADLSDTWEPKGENFSYMPYAVTLGIEPSSYKKTFETIKLYEGEFPDSDSAEFIMLPEKIKEKYEKYYERELHVGDEVVVMSFGEKAKLRKVRVSGFFTFAHPDTAVQSILYADINSARMLAGVTMGARTVTEIPKNIDLSLSEKSEDELFSEDTVGITEQAERVTEKRQTAADVEGILGSTELRNQLNMADTDAWHFTAVKLKDSRKTAQTIADLNKWFEEEGLLAQALPWDKAMSQFAAAIKITQVLMIVVLVLLAVVVLVVIMNTLVVSIMERTAEIGMMRAIGAKKSFVRRLFYTESFLLSFIGAACGIVLAVIAGLIFNALGIRFSNDTVATLFGGYKLQTAVSFTTIVSTLNAMLAAGLIANWYPVRMALKISPLEALNK; encoded by the coding sequence ATGAATAAAACGATTTTTAAGTTGGCGTTAAAAAATCTTTTTTCGCATAAGACAAAGACGCTGATTATTATGATTTTGATCGGACTCGGCAGCTTTTTGGTGGTGCTGGGACTCGGTGTACTGAACTTCGCGGAGCAGCAGACAAAGAACGTATGCGAAAGCGATTTCTGCGGAGATATTTTTATCACCGGTAAGCCGGCGGATAAAGACGTGTACGTTACACTTGCCGGAGCCTTTAAAAAGGTGAATACCGGCAGCTTACCGTCAATGCCATATTTATCGAAGCTCGAAAAAATAGAGGCAAAATTACATGATATGCCGGAAACAGCTGTGTATACGCGGGGGATTGTTACCGGTTACGGTATGCTTAAACCTGCCGATCTTTCTGACACGTGGGAACCTAAGGGTGAGAACTTTTCGTATATGCCGTATGCGGTTACGCTCGGTATCGAACCTTCTTCGTATAAAAAAACATTTGAGACGATTAAGCTGTATGAAGGCGAATTCCCCGATTCAGACAGCGCGGAGTTTATTATGCTGCCTGAGAAAATAAAAGAAAAGTACGAAAAATACTATGAACGGGAACTACATGTCGGCGACGAAGTGGTGGTGATGAGCTTCGGTGAAAAAGCAAAGCTGCGAAAAGTACGGGTAAGTGGCTTTTTTACGTTCGCGCATCCTGACACTGCGGTACAGTCCATCCTCTATGCGGACATCAACAGTGCACGTATGCTTGCCGGCGTAACGATGGGTGCGCGTACCGTTACGGAAATTCCGAAAAATATCGATTTAAGTTTGTCGGAAAAATCGGAAGACGAACTGTTTTCGGAGGATACCGTTGGAATCACCGAACAGGCGGAACGGGTTACCGAAAAAAGACAAACCGCTGCCGACGTGGAAGGTATTTTAGGCAGTACCGAGCTGCGCAATCAGCTCAATATGGCGGATACCGATGCGTGGCACTTTACGGCGGTAAAGCTGAAGGATTCCCGCAAAACAGCGCAGACGATTGCGGATTTGAATAAATGGTTTGAAGAAGAGGGACTTTTAGCACAGGCACTCCCGTGGGATAAAGCGATGTCGCAATTTGCGGCCGCGATTAAGATAACCCAAGTATTAATGATAGTGGTGTTGGTATTATTGGCGGTTGTCGTACTTGTCGTCATTATGAATACACTCGTTGTTTCCATTATGGAGCGAACAGCAGAAATCGGTATGATGCGGGCAATCGGTGCAAAGAAGTCATTTGTCAGGCGACTTTTTTATACGGAATCGTTTTTGCTGTCGTTTATCGGGGCAGCCTGCGGTATTGTCTTGGCGGTTATCGCCGGTCTTATCTTTAACGCCTTAGGAATCCGTTTTTCAAATGATACCGTTGCAACGCTGTTCGGCGGCTATAAGCTGCAAACAGCCGTATCCTTTACTACAATAGTGAGCACGCTCAACGCAATGCTTGCAGCCGGTCTTATCGCAAACTGGTATCCGGTGCGTATGGCACTCAAGATCAGCCCGTTGGAAGCTCTCAACAAGTAA
- a CDS encoding ABC transporter ATP-binding protein — protein MTIVQVKNLRKTYPLGKVLVEAVKGINFSIDSGEFVSISGPSGSGKSTTLNMIGLIDTPTSGELIINGETIYEEKDFASLSKRKNKGLKIPPKLDKRITQLRHEYLGFIFQSFNLIPVLDVYENIEFPLLFGKAKESKEKSKEWIEHLIEKVGLSEWTHHKSNELSGGQRQRVAIARALVTKPALVLADEPTANLDSKTGDQILSLMKDMSREFNTTFIFSTHDAKIVNMTDHRIKILDGNVVEDTKVNA, from the coding sequence ATGACCATTGTACAAGTTAAGAATTTGCGCAAAACCTATCCCTTAGGGAAGGTTTTGGTAGAAGCGGTAAAAGGAATTAACTTTTCTATCGACAGCGGAGAGTTTGTTTCCATTTCGGGACCATCAGGCTCGGGGAAATCCACTACGCTGAATATGATTGGACTGATCGACACCCCGACCTCCGGTGAGCTTATTATAAACGGAGAAACAATTTATGAAGAAAAAGACTTTGCCTCTCTTTCCAAACGGAAAAACAAGGGATTAAAAATTCCGCCGAAGCTCGATAAGCGGATCACTCAGCTGCGCCATGAATATCTGGGATTTATCTTTCAGTCCTTTAACTTGATTCCTGTTTTGGACGTATACGAAAACATCGAGTTTCCGCTCTTGTTCGGTAAGGCCAAGGAAAGCAAAGAAAAGAGCAAGGAATGGATTGAACACCTCATCGAAAAAGTCGGATTAAGCGAATGGACGCACCATAAATCGAACGAACTTTCAGGTGGTCAGCGGCAGCGTGTTGCTATTGCCCGTGCCTTGGTTACAAAACCTGCATTGGTGCTTGCGGACGAACCGACTGCAAACCTCGATTCAAAAACCGGCGATCAAATCCTCAGTCTGATGAAAGACATGAGCCGTGAATTTAACACGACCTTTATCTTCTCCACCCATGATGCAAAAATCGTCAATATGACCGACCACCGTATCAAAATCTTAGACGGAAACGTTGTCGAGGACACGAAGGTTAATGCATAA
- a CDS encoding histidine phosphatase family protein produces the protein MLILIRHAHVLFNWEKKYTAEGFAKAQAEYDKAPIEQIRDSQLRSIRDGLPEHFELYTSTLKRSIDTAAQLFPDKTPIQLPELSEIPIYPYRDSDKPLSLWRWLFWGRVQWFCNNPRQERTKQKVEHEIEALMSIFIENKNMVIVGHGFQMRTMLSILARRYPVQKPMHIKNLDRVKCFVYEKDQQCLSFLRTSFSNEKLATV, from the coding sequence ATGCTTATTTTGATACGACATGCACACGTGCTTTTTAATTGGGAAAAGAAATATACGGCTGAGGGCTTTGCTAAGGCGCAGGCTGAGTATGATAAAGCACCAATAGAACAGATACGAGATTCTCAGCTTCGGTCTATCAGAGATGGATTACCGGAGCATTTTGAACTTTATACGAGTACGTTAAAAAGAAGCATTGACACGGCGGCACAGCTCTTTCCTGATAAAACACCGATACAATTGCCGGAGCTTTCGGAAATACCGATTTATCCGTATCGAGATTCTGATAAGCCGCTTTCTCTATGGCGATGGCTATTCTGGGGACGAGTGCAGTGGTTTTGTAACAATCCGCGGCAGGAAAGAACAAAGCAGAAAGTCGAGCATGAAATCGAAGCATTGATGTCTATATTTATAGAAAATAAAAATATGGTGATTGTAGGACACGGATTTCAGATGCGGACAATGTTGAGCATACTTGCACGACGCTATCCCGTTCAAAAACCGATGCATATAAAAAATTTGGATAGAGTGAAATGTTTTGTTTATGAGAAAGATCAACAGTGTTTGAGTTTTCTGAGAACAAGTTTTTCTAACGAAAAACTTGCGACTGTTTAA
- a CDS encoding ABC transporter permease, producing the protein MNILKIAFRNLNRQKRRSALLVIAIVFAFLIVTLIDGLSAGARKSLEYQVAKAIGGHVYVVGAEKAPDKTEDDKANEYLPPESVDLIKQIIKEEKIDALYTTVRVQRYGTLIFAGKQLTAQIAGCKFDEEEALRNSFAFKEGGWENVKIENALFIPEKTADALNAALNDIILYETTTLNGQATVAEFQIAGIYQDQSQFDQMQFYANFDYLNKIAEVPAGYAVQMGIFLKDENQQDAVASIFENRLAEYGPVTSRKLAAQFNPTSPGQELLRQLNEGKWDGTKYAVMTFYDFAPQMVTLSQTIQWISLGVLLVLLLVTMIGISNTFRMVVHERKGEIGTMRSCGISRGKVSLLFLAEAGFLSVIGAASGFVLALLVMQIISFIPISIDSVFSMLTTNGHFLWILSPTVICLKFLLTACLAILAALGPAIRAANMIPAEALRSSK; encoded by the coding sequence ATGAATATATTAAAGATTGCATTTCGGAATTTAAATAGACAAAAACGGCGCAGTGCGCTGCTAGTAATCGCAATTGTATTTGCGTTTTTGATTGTAACACTGATCGACGGACTGTCGGCAGGCGCCCGTAAAAGCTTGGAGTATCAGGTTGCAAAGGCTATCGGCGGGCATGTCTATGTAGTCGGGGCTGAAAAGGCACCCGATAAAACAGAGGATGATAAAGCAAATGAGTATCTGCCTCCCGAAAGCGTCGATTTAATCAAACAGATTATAAAAGAAGAAAAAATTGATGCGCTGTATACAACGGTGCGTGTACAGCGTTACGGAACGCTTATTTTTGCCGGAAAGCAGCTCACTGCTCAAATTGCAGGTTGTAAATTCGATGAGGAAGAAGCCTTGCGCAATAGTTTCGCATTTAAAGAAGGCGGATGGGAAAATGTAAAAATAGAAAACGCCCTTTTTATCCCTGAAAAAACCGCCGATGCGTTGAATGCTGCCTTAAACGATATAATTCTCTATGAAACGACTACATTAAATGGGCAAGCAACGGTTGCGGAATTTCAAATAGCGGGCATTTATCAAGATCAAAGTCAATTTGATCAAATGCAGTTTTATGCGAACTTCGATTATCTCAATAAAATTGCCGAGGTACCCGCGGGGTATGCTGTCCAGATGGGGATTTTCTTAAAAGATGAAAACCAGCAGGATGCCGTTGCGTCTATTTTTGAAAACCGGCTTGCCGAATACGGTCCCGTTACCAGCCGTAAACTGGCGGCACAGTTCAATCCAACCTCTCCCGGGCAGGAACTGCTGCGGCAGTTGAATGAGGGAAAGTGGGACGGTACAAAATATGCCGTTATGACCTTCTATGATTTTGCGCCGCAGATGGTAACGCTCTCGCAGACGATACAGTGGATCAGTCTCGGGGTGCTGCTGGTATTGCTGCTTGTTACGATGATCGGTATCTCCAATACGTTCAGGATGGTTGTGCATGAGCGGAAGGGCGAAATCGGTACGATGCGCTCCTGCGGCATCAGCAGAGGTAAGGTAAGCCTCTTATTTCTTGCAGAGGCAGGCTTTCTTTCGGTTATCGGAGCCGCATCGGGATTTGTGCTTGCGCTGCTTGTTATGCAGATTATCAGCTTTATCCCCATATCGATTGACTCAGTATTCAGTATGCTCACCACAAACGGGCATTTCTTGTGGATATTGTCGCCGACTGTTATCTGTCTGAAATTCTTACTGACCGCGTGTCTGGCAATTCTTGCAGCACTTGGCCCTGCAATCCGTGCTGCCAACATGATCCCTGCAGAAGCGCTGCGGTCGAGCAAGTAA
- a CDS encoding CPBP family intramembrane glutamic endopeptidase: MTKINKSLFAVLVIYILCFIFRFIEYFIIRTDQTFWGEAFLHKLLGIVVLFIAAKLYNFKAQDIGFNKNRAVKYTLMGLLFGICIYVLAYSIEIVIAVSNKNFQSLQLYVSSYSVDKNIGNQTSLLFFVICIIGNIINVIMEEGIFRGLFTKMLEKNHTFFVSVLITSVLFGLWHFIGPVRNYFDGSSSIEGMYVNIILLVTASGFIGFKFALLTKLTGSIYMAMGDHFVNNTIINIFHIVSSTGCDELMFLRIAIAQSVSFIIVLFVYLHKKRL; the protein is encoded by the coding sequence ATGACGAAAATCAATAAATCCTTGTTTGCCGTACTCGTGATTTATATATTGTGCTTTATATTCCGATTTATAGAGTATTTTATTATTCGTACGGATCAAACATTTTGGGGAGAGGCATTTTTACACAAACTTTTAGGGATAGTTGTTTTATTCATAGCAGCTAAATTATATAACTTTAAAGCGCAAGATATCGGATTTAATAAAAATAGAGCTGTAAAATATACATTGATGGGATTGCTGTTTGGAATTTGTATATATGTATTAGCTTATAGTATAGAGATTGTTATAGCTGTTTCAAATAAAAATTTTCAGTCATTACAATTATATGTCAGTTCTTATTCTGTAGATAAAAATATAGGAAATCAAACTTCACTACTCTTTTTTGTAATTTGTATTATCGGGAATATCATTAATGTGATTATGGAAGAAGGGATATTCAGAGGCCTGTTTACAAAAATGCTTGAGAAAAATCATACATTTTTTGTATCTGTGCTTATTACTTCTGTTTTGTTTGGGTTATGGCATTTTATCGGACCTGTAAGAAACTATTTTGACGGCAGCAGCAGTATTGAAGGTATGTATGTAAATATTATTCTATTGGTTACTGCTTCCGGATTTATCGGATTTAAATTTGCTTTATTAACAAAATTGACCGGCTCTATTTATATGGCAATGGGTGATCACTTTGTAAATAATACAATCATCAATATTTTTCATATTGTTTCTTCTACAGGATGTGATGAATTGATGTTTTTAAGAATTGCAATTGCCCAATCCGTGTCATTTATAATTGTTCTATTTGTCTATCTGCATAAAAAAAGATTGTAG
- a CDS encoding ribonuclease HII, with the protein MLFCGIDEAGRGALAGPVYAAAVILPASFDVSILNDSKKLSPKRREIARTAILDGALYWQIASVPSEQIDKINILQATLAAMKEAFEALFAQYGRKTSNALADNEKDLTVIVDGNQLPDIGGNFKLIAEPKADGRYPCVMAASILAKTERDHRMMEYHKQYPLYRYDLHKGYGTKLHRSLIGLYGASPIQRQSFKFKNVPSNLTADHI; encoded by the coding sequence ATGTTGTTTTGCGGTATTGATGAAGCGGGGAGGGGAGCGTTGGCAGGTCCTGTATACGCTGCCGCTGTTATTTTGCCCGCTTCCTTTGATGTTTCTATATTGAATGATTCAAAAAAGCTATCCCCGAAGCGACGGGAAATTGCGCGGACAGCTATTCTTGACGGTGCATTGTATTGGCAGATTGCATCGGTTCCTTCAGAACAAATAGATAAAATCAATATTTTACAAGCAACGCTTGCTGCAATGAAGGAAGCGTTTGAGGCTCTATTTGCACAGTATGGGCGAAAGACTTCAAATGCGCTTGCCGATAACGAAAAGGATTTAACGGTTATTGTTGACGGTAATCAACTGCCTGATATTGGCGGTAATTTCAAACTTATTGCGGAGCCTAAGGCTGACGGGCGGTATCCGTGTGTGATGGCTGCTTCTATTCTGGCTAAAACCGAGCGGGATCATCGTATGATGGAATATCATAAACAATATCCGCTCTATCGCTACGATCTGCATAAAGGCTATGGGACAAAACTGCACCGATCTCTTATCGGGTTATACGGCGCTTCACCTATCCAGCGGCAGAGTTTTAAGTTCAAAAATGTTCCGTCTAATCTTACAGCTGATCATATATAA